From the genome of Deinococcus sp. JMULE3, one region includes:
- a CDS encoding DUF1540 domain-containing protein, translating to MNDDKSMVSRCDATTCRFNDDMNCTAGQVEISMSGQAAQCMTFSPADDMSDTQSVSADQH from the coding sequence ATGAACGACGACAAGAGCATGGTCAGCCGCTGCGACGCCACCACCTGCCGCTTCAACGACGACATGAACTGCACCGCCGGGCAGGTCGAGATCAGCATGAGCGGCCAGGCCGCCCAGTGCATGACCTTCAGCCCCGCCGACGACATGAGCGACACCCAGAGCGTCAGCGCCGACCAGCACTGA
- a CDS encoding toxic anion resistance protein gives MSDGTPGPLTPPDSMLKAPEAVPSVQPVQAPEMVPLSPEDRARLEAMAQAFAQDVLSAGAHSPEFKRKLDAVHELGLPEQRAAAQSSNRMLDRPLRATRAGALAEGSDILRGLTDLRRTVEDLDPSRAPTPRRLFGKLPGGKKVQNHLDRYQSAQSHLNGILEALYRGQDELRRDNATIETEKVHLWDTMQKLRQYAHVGKAVDEALTRRLTELQVTDPEKARMVSEELLFAVRQRVTDLLTQLAVSIQGYLALDLVRRNNMELIKGVDRATTTTVSALKTALMVSQALGTQQAVLGQVTALNDTTGRMIGSTAQLLKQQSTEIQRQAGSATVDPQIIQAAFRDVYGALDAISAYRTQALDRFRETMTVLDKEVAQAQTYLDRERQNAAREVAQGLNVTEKGDLKL, from the coding sequence ATGAGTGATGGAACCCCCGGACCGCTGACGCCGCCCGATTCGATGCTGAAAGCGCCGGAGGCCGTCCCGAGCGTGCAGCCCGTGCAGGCGCCCGAGATGGTGCCCCTGTCCCCCGAGGACCGCGCGCGGCTGGAGGCGATGGCGCAGGCCTTCGCACAGGACGTCCTGAGTGCGGGGGCGCACAGCCCGGAATTCAAACGCAAACTGGACGCCGTGCACGAACTGGGCCTGCCCGAGCAGCGCGCCGCCGCGCAGAGCAGCAACCGCATGCTGGACCGCCCGCTGCGCGCCACGCGGGCCGGGGCACTCGCGGAGGGCAGCGACATCCTGCGCGGCCTGACCGACCTGCGCCGCACCGTCGAGGACCTCGACCCCAGCCGCGCGCCCACGCCCCGCCGCCTGTTCGGGAAGCTGCCCGGCGGGAAGAAGGTGCAGAACCACCTCGACCGCTACCAGAGCGCGCAGTCGCACCTGAACGGCATCCTGGAGGCGCTGTACCGCGGGCAGGACGAACTGCGGCGCGACAACGCCACCATCGAGACCGAGAAGGTCCACCTGTGGGACACCATGCAGAAACTCCGGCAGTACGCGCACGTCGGCAAAGCCGTGGACGAGGCCCTGACCCGCCGCCTGACCGAGTTGCAGGTCACCGACCCGGAGAAGGCCCGCATGGTCAGCGAGGAACTGCTGTTCGCCGTGCGGCAGCGCGTCACGGACCTCCTGACGCAGCTGGCCGTGAGCATCCAGGGGTACCTCGCGCTGGATCTCGTGCGGCGCAACAACATGGAACTCATCAAGGGCGTGGACCGCGCCACGACCACCACCGTCAGCGCCCTGAAGACCGCGCTGATGGTCTCTCAGGCGCTCGGGACGCAGCAGGCGGTACTGGGTCAGGTCACGGCACTGAACGACACGACCGGGCGCATGATCGGCTCGACCGCGCAGCTCCTGAAGCAGCAGAGCACCGAGATCCAGCGGCAGGCGGGCAGCGCCACCGTGGACCCGCAGATCATCCAGGCGGCGTTCCGGGACGTGTACGGCGCGCTGGACGCCATCAGCGCGTACCGCACGCAGGCCCTGGACCGCTTCCGTGAGACGATGACGGTACTGGACAAGGAGGTCGCGCAGGCGCAGACGTACCTGGACCGCGAGCGCCAGAACGCCGCGCGGGAAGTCGCGCAGGGCCTGAACGTCACCGAGAAGGGTGACCTGAAACTCTGA
- a CDS encoding dienelactone hydrolase, whose amino-acid sequence MTAADPAHAAQTPQTAAPFLPGDARPDAPELAARGSFAVGVRTVTLVNPGQPDLARAPQGGAVPRADRRLTVEVWYPTAKGAREAVTYTDTLTSGKAFTFDGRAARDAKPLSGQAFPLVIVSHGYTGSRVLMSYLTEHLASRGYVVAAIDHTDSTHDNRGPFNSTLVNRAPDINFTLDQLAKLGAPGSGSPLSGVVNASRTAVIGYSMGGYGALNAAGAGYAPKVAALLPGGTLTPRQTGAFTPDPRIRAAVAFAPWGGPSAARGLGVPTGEYGFWDARGLEGLKVPTLFVVGDHDDVSGFEEGVKPLFENAVNADRYLLVYQNARHNIAPNPAPTLPDLSFADHEHYADPVWDSARLNNINQHFVTAFLNLNLKGDAGAAAYLNVPTPIAANASGAAAWKGFAPRTMLGLELYHLRPR is encoded by the coding sequence ATGACCGCTGCCGATCCCGCCCACGCCGCCCAGACCCCCCAGACCGCCGCGCCGTTCCTGCCCGGCGACGCCCGCCCCGACGCCCCGGAACTCGCCGCGCGCGGCAGCTTCGCGGTGGGCGTCCGCACCGTCACGCTGGTCAACCCGGGCCAGCCGGACCTCGCCCGCGCGCCCCAGGGCGGAGCAGTGCCGCGCGCCGACCGCCGCCTGACCGTGGAGGTCTGGTACCCCACCGCGAAGGGCGCCAGGGAAGCCGTGACCTACACGGACACCCTGACCAGCGGCAAGGCCTTCACCTTCGACGGCCGCGCCGCGCGCGACGCCAAGCCCCTGAGCGGGCAGGCGTTCCCGCTGGTGATCGTGTCGCACGGGTACACCGGCAGCCGCGTCCTGATGTCGTACCTCACCGAGCACCTCGCCAGCCGCGGGTACGTCGTGGCGGCCATCGACCACACCGACAGCACCCACGACAACCGCGGACCGTTCAACAGCACCCTGGTGAACCGCGCGCCGGACATCAACTTCACCCTCGACCAGCTTGCCAAGCTCGGCGCGCCCGGCAGCGGCTCCCCGCTGAGCGGCGTCGTGAACGCCAGCCGCACCGCCGTGATCGGGTACTCCATGGGCGGGTACGGCGCGCTGAACGCCGCCGGGGCCGGGTACGCCCCCAAGGTCGCCGCGCTGCTGCCCGGCGGGACCCTGACCCCCCGCCAGACCGGCGCGTTCACGCCGGACCCGCGCATCCGCGCCGCCGTCGCCTTCGCCCCGTGGGGCGGCCCCAGCGCCGCGCGCGGCCTGGGCGTCCCCACCGGGGAGTACGGTTTCTGGGACGCCAGGGGCCTGGAAGGCCTGAAGGTCCCCACCCTGTTCGTCGTCGGCGACCACGACGACGTGTCCGGCTTCGAGGAAGGTGTCAAACCGCTCTTCGAGAACGCCGTGAACGCCGACCGGTACCTGCTGGTGTACCAGAACGCCCGGCACAACATCGCCCCGAACCCCGCGCCCACCCTGCCGGACCTGAGCTTCGCGGACCACGAACACTACGCCGACCCCGTGTGGGACAGCGCCCGCCTGAACAACATCAACCAGCACTTCGTGACCGCGTTCCTGAACCTGAACCTGAAGGGCGACGCGGGCGCCGCCGCGTACCTGAACGTCCCCACGCCCATCGCCGCAAACGCCAGCGGGGCCGCCGCCTGGAAGGGCTTCGCGCCGCGCACCATGCTGGGCCTGGAGCTCTACCACCTGCGCCCCCGCTGA
- a CDS encoding GNAT family N-acetyltransferase, which produces MTLPDLTLPGLTLPGLTLRGRLPDDLPVLWRWMHAERDPEWQRWDAPYFHTGQPEPLPFETYREQTLARPVSPNLRVIALDGACIGQVSRAEEAPAGGGWWELGILIFDPGHWGGGLGTRALDLWAAATFAETDAHVLTLTTWGGNERMIRAAARVGFHECARIPQARAWAGQRWDSVKLARLRG; this is translated from the coding sequence TTGACCCTGCCTGACCTGACCCTGCCCGGCCTGACCCTGCCCGGCCTGACCCTGCGTGGGCGCCTCCCGGACGACCTGCCGGTCCTCTGGCGCTGGATGCACGCCGAGCGGGACCCCGAGTGGCAGCGCTGGGACGCCCCGTACTTCCACACCGGACAGCCGGAGCCGCTGCCCTTCGAGACCTACCGCGAGCAGACCCTGGCCCGCCCCGTCAGCCCCAACCTGCGGGTGATCGCGCTGGACGGCGCGTGTATCGGGCAGGTCAGCCGCGCCGAGGAAGCCCCGGCGGGCGGAGGGTGGTGGGAGCTGGGCATCCTGATCTTCGACCCGGGGCACTGGGGTGGCGGGCTGGGCACGCGGGCGCTGGACCTGTGGGCGGCAGCGACGTTCGCGGAGACGGACGCGCACGTCCTGACGCTGACCACCTGGGGCGGCAACGAACGCATGATCCGCGCGGCGGCCCGCGTGGGCTTCCACGAGTGCGCCCGCATCCCCCAGGCCCGCGCGTGGGCGGGGCAGCGCTGGGACAGCGTGAAACTCGCCCGGCTGCGCGGCTGA
- a CDS encoding FecR domain-containing protein: protein MMFRAAPVHHLLSLALLCSASALAAPTVQGTQGRVELQQPGGTWAPGSGEVTLGLRTGAGRAELHDGAGRITVGSASRLRRYRDEADLLQGRFYLRGPVAVHVQGQHLVMDGAGSLRVDLDGPVRRVAVITGQVRADLSGRVVTVRGGQQLDLRSAALSAFRETDPWYAAQFRGEGSATVQATRGAVQLNRAGQVRGAASGDTLEPGAVLSTGQGAWAEVGFTGGGYLRLNEQSELSVLSVDRTERGREVLLKLARGTAWNVVEKGQGGYRIDTPVVSTAVRGTVFRVDAAGLVKVFEGQVALPSNADQAVSAGQQRSETGTVGTLVLDATDRFNQARDAERAQPLSLTLPRAPLTLSELILNARSLPDATLSAQVAGQRVPLSADGSSFRLSATLPEGTYPVAVTAERFGQTLTRAVTVTVDRSAPQADLRAERRGHLLLLSGVVTDNVNAGVILTTRIGTRTYARTVTPGQPLAWALPLPDTAAPVHVTVRDAAGNERDVTLR from the coding sequence ATGATGTTCCGCGCGGCTCCCGTCCACCACCTCCTGTCACTCGCCCTGCTGTGCAGCGCGTCCGCCCTGGCGGCCCCCACCGTGCAGGGCACGCAGGGCCGCGTGGAACTCCAGCAGCCCGGCGGCACCTGGGCGCCCGGCAGTGGCGAGGTGACGCTGGGCCTGCGGACCGGTGCGGGCCGCGCCGAACTGCACGACGGCGCCGGGCGGATCACGGTCGGCAGCGCCTCACGCCTGCGCCGCTACCGCGACGAGGCCGACCTGCTGCAGGGCCGCTTCTACCTGCGCGGCCCGGTCGCCGTGCACGTCCAGGGTCAGCACCTCGTGATGGACGGCGCGGGCAGCCTGCGCGTGGACCTCGACGGTCCGGTGCGGCGCGTCGCGGTCATCACCGGGCAGGTCCGCGCCGACCTGAGTGGCCGGGTCGTGACCGTCCGGGGCGGGCAGCAACTCGACCTGCGCAGCGCCGCCCTGAGCGCCTTCCGCGAGACCGACCCGTGGTACGCCGCGCAGTTCCGGGGTGAGGGCAGCGCCACCGTGCAGGCCACGCGCGGCGCCGTGCAACTGAACCGCGCCGGGCAGGTGCGCGGCGCCGCGAGCGGCGACACCCTGGAGCCCGGCGCGGTCCTGAGTACCGGCCAGGGCGCGTGGGCCGAGGTCGGCTTCACCGGCGGCGGGTACCTGCGGCTGAACGAGCAGAGTGAACTGAGCGTCCTGAGCGTGGACCGCACCGAACGGGGCCGCGAGGTCCTGCTGAAACTCGCGCGTGGCACCGCCTGGAACGTCGTGGAGAAGGGCCAGGGCGGGTACCGGATCGACACGCCGGTCGTGAGTACCGCCGTGCGCGGCACGGTCTTCCGCGTGGACGCGGCTGGCCTCGTGAAGGTCTTCGAGGGTCAGGTGGCGCTGCCCAGCAACGCCGACCAGGCGGTCAGCGCCGGGCAGCAGCGCAGCGAGACGGGCACCGTCGGCACGCTGGTCCTCGACGCCACGGACCGCTTCAATCAGGCGCGGGACGCCGAACGCGCCCAGCCGCTGAGTCTCACGCTGCCCCGCGCGCCCCTGACCCTGAGTGAACTGATCCTGAATGCCCGCAGCCTCCCCGACGCGACCCTGAGCGCGCAGGTGGCCGGGCAGCGCGTCCCGCTCAGCGCCGACGGCAGCAGCTTCCGCCTGAGCGCCACGCTGCCCGAGGGCACCTACCCGGTCGCGGTGACCGCCGAACGGTTCGGGCAGACCCTGACGCGCGCCGTGACCGTCACCGTGGACCGCAGCGCCCCCCAGGCAGACCTGCGCGCCGAGCGCCGCGGCCACCTGCTGCTCCTGAGCGGCGTCGTCACCGACAACGTCAACGCCGGGGTGATCCTCACCACCAGGATCGGCACCCGCACGTACGCCCGCACGGTCACGCCCGGCCAGCCCCTCGCGTGGGCGCTGCCCCTTCCCGACACGGCCGCGCCGGTCCACGTGACCGTCCGCGACGCCGCAGGAAACGAGCGAGATGTCACGCTCCGCTGA
- a CDS encoding FlgD immunoglobulin-like domain containing protein, whose product MTLRFLLTAAVLTSSLAQAQTTIFNIPALPPRSSAPATPAPASPAPMASSLPMTLPMLGLAHSANLSGPGSLRAGEATTWTFTLSNLDEQTIDLQHGACDVRFEVLDAAGKVVRANPTNTVCTMQLVMTDVAPGETMDVQDIRWDGRNSAGRALPAGEYTIRAVFSGAGVRIMAEEFPVTIEN is encoded by the coding sequence ATGACCCTGCGATTCCTGCTGACCGCTGCCGTCCTCACGTCCTCGCTGGCCCAGGCGCAGACGACGATCTTCAACATTCCCGCCCTGCCGCCCCGCAGCAGCGCGCCCGCCACCCCGGCCCCGGCCAGCCCGGCCCCCATGGCGAGCAGCCTCCCCATGACGCTGCCCATGCTGGGCCTGGCGCACAGCGCGAACCTCAGCGGCCCCGGCAGCCTGCGCGCCGGGGAGGCCACCACCTGGACGTTCACGCTGTCGAACCTGGACGAGCAGACCATCGACCTGCAGCACGGAGCGTGCGACGTGCGCTTCGAGGTTCTGGACGCCGCCGGGAAGGTCGTGCGCGCCAACCCCACGAACACCGTGTGCACCATGCAGCTGGTCATGACGGACGTCGCGCCCGGCGAGACGATGGACGTGCAGGACATCCGCTGGGACGGCCGCAACAGCGCCGGACGCGCCCTGCCCGCCGGGGAGTACACCATCCGCGCGGTGTTCAGCGGGGCGGGCGTGCGGATCATGGCCGAGGAGTTCCCGGTCACCATCGAGAACTGA
- a CDS encoding DinB family protein: MNRSAVLARTFQAHRSALLDLLEQLPEDQGTFAAWDGGMSFIGLSDHLSASADRFLNMVQGQAPGAMPEPSATLTEARGRLWDSQERALSAISALSDEDLSRRVPAFGGREMPVAALIDTIITHEAHHKGQVWLMARMIGVKPPMFIKMG; encoded by the coding sequence ATGAACCGCAGCGCCGTCCTTGCCCGCACCTTCCAGGCCCACCGTTCCGCCCTGCTCGACCTCCTCGAGCAGCTGCCCGAGGATCAGGGCACGTTCGCCGCGTGGGACGGCGGCATGAGCTTCATCGGGCTGTCCGATCACCTGTCCGCCAGCGCCGACCGCTTCCTGAACATGGTGCAGGGCCAGGCGCCCGGCGCGATGCCCGAGCCGAGCGCCACGCTGACCGAGGCGCGCGGCCGCCTGTGGGACTCGCAGGAACGCGCCCTGAGCGCCATCAGCGCCCTGTCCGACGAGGACCTGTCCCGCCGCGTGCCCGCCTTCGGGGGCCGCGAGATGCCGGTCGCGGCGCTGATCGACACGATCATCACGCACGAGGCGCACCACAAGGGGCAGGTGTGGCTGATGGCCCGCATGATCGGCGTGAAACCCCCCATGTTCATCAAGATGGGCTGA
- a CDS encoding ABC-F family ATP-binding cassette domain-containing protein — MLVAAVDASKEYGPLTVLQDVTFAVQPGDRVGLVGRNGAGKSTLLKLLTGQLTPDGGVVKRAPGVRVRSLQQDPVFPAGATVDSVLDAAFHDLDQLEAELSAAADAMSSGTPESILHHEAVLEHYQRRGGFERRSRKDAVTLAFGFRGREADLASSLSGGERTRLGLAALLVENPDVLLLDEPTNHLDIVMVEWLEGFLGRYPGAVLVISHDRAFLDTVTRETAYLRGGTMKVYAGNYTTFRETLAAELEQQAARFAVESRQIASLQASADRMKIWGLGMSKLARRAKAMQARVDRMQARATNAPPPEQRTTRITFHAPESGEVVLDARHVTRVLPGGRQLFRDVNVQIRQGERVAIIGRNGAGKTTFLRTLLGLEPSDDPRARILTGARVTVGYYDQALRGVEPSETLYDVARAYTQKDPEAHDLLGTFMFPYDQHDKQARILSGGERARLALLKLAQEDHNLLIMDEPTNHLDMEMVEALEAALDDFSGTLVMVSHDRAFIEGLADRIWLIEDGQFFEYPGWEDYKAKHRTAAELEAEALAAAPKVSAKPAAPKGKGLWHLKREVEAIEADIARLEGELEAAQAALSAAPADADFVALGRSAHDLEVQLEAKMEAWGAKQAEVEAKGG, encoded by the coding sequence GTGCTTGTTGCCGCCGTGGACGCCAGTAAGGAATATGGACCGCTGACCGTCCTGCAGGACGTGACCTTCGCCGTGCAGCCCGGCGACCGGGTGGGCCTCGTGGGGCGCAACGGGGCGGGGAAGAGCACGCTGCTGAAACTCCTGACCGGGCAGCTGACGCCGGACGGGGGCGTCGTGAAGCGCGCGCCGGGCGTGCGGGTGCGCTCGCTCCAGCAGGACCCGGTGTTCCCGGCGGGCGCGACGGTGGACAGCGTGCTGGACGCCGCGTTCCACGACCTGGATCAGCTGGAGGCCGAACTGAGCGCCGCCGCCGACGCCATGAGCAGCGGCACGCCCGAGAGCATCCTGCACCACGAGGCCGTGCTGGAGCACTACCAGCGCCGCGGCGGTTTCGAGCGGCGCAGCCGCAAGGACGCCGTGACCCTGGCGTTCGGGTTCCGGGGCCGCGAGGCCGACCTGGCCTCCAGCCTCAGCGGCGGGGAGCGTACGCGGCTGGGGCTGGCGGCGCTCCTCGTGGAGAACCCGGACGTGCTGCTGCTGGACGAACCGACCAACCACCTGGACATCGTGATGGTCGAGTGGCTGGAAGGTTTCCTGGGCCGCTATCCGGGCGCGGTGCTGGTCATCAGTCACGACCGGGCGTTCCTGGACACCGTCACCCGCGAGACGGCGTACCTGCGCGGCGGGACCATGAAGGTCTACGCCGGGAACTACACGACGTTCCGCGAGACGCTGGCCGCCGAACTGGAGCAGCAGGCGGCGCGCTTCGCGGTGGAAAGCCGCCAGATCGCGTCGCTGCAGGCCAGTGCGGACCGCATGAAGATCTGGGGTCTGGGCATGAGCAAACTCGCCCGCCGGGCCAAGGCCATGCAGGCGCGCGTGGACCGCATGCAGGCCCGCGCCACCAATGCCCCGCCGCCCGAGCAGCGCACGACCCGCATCACCTTCCACGCCCCCGAGAGCGGCGAGGTCGTGCTGGACGCCCGGCACGTCACGCGGGTGCTGCCCGGCGGGCGGCAATTGTTCCGGGACGTGAACGTGCAGATCCGCCAGGGGGAACGCGTGGCGATCATCGGACGCAACGGGGCGGGCAAGACCACGTTCCTGCGCACCCTGCTGGGCCTGGAACCCAGCGACGACCCGCGCGCCCGCATCCTGACCGGGGCGCGCGTCACGGTCGGGTACTACGATCAGGCGCTGCGCGGCGTGGAACCCAGCGAGACGCTGTACGACGTGGCCCGCGCCTACACCCAGAAGGACCCGGAAGCGCACGACCTGCTGGGCACGTTCATGTTCCCGTACGACCAGCACGACAAGCAGGCGCGCATCCTCTCGGGCGGCGAGCGGGCGCGGCTGGCGCTGCTGAAACTCGCGCAGGAGGACCACAACCTCCTGATCATGGACGAGCCCACCAACCACCTCGACATGGAGATGGTCGAGGCGCTCGAGGCCGCGCTGGACGACTTCTCGGGCACGCTGGTGATGGTCAGCCACGACCGTGCGTTCATCGAGGGCCTCGCGGACCGCATCTGGCTGATCGAGGACGGGCAGTTCTTCGAGTACCCCGGCTGGGAGGACTACAAGGCCAAGCACCGCACCGCCGCCGAACTGGAGGCCGAGGCGCTGGCCGCCGCGCCGAAGGTCAGCGCGAAACCCGCCGCGCCGAAGGGCAAGGGCCTGTGGCACCTCAAGCGCGAGGTGGAGGCCATCGAGGCCGACATCGCCCGCCTGGAGGGCGAACTGGAGGCCGCGCAGGCCGCGCTGAGCGCCGCACCCGCCGACGCGGATTTCGTGGCGCTGGGGCGCTCGGCGCACGACCTGGAAGTGCAACTGGAAGCGAAGATGGAGGCCTGGGGTGCCAAGCAGGCCGAGGTGGAAGCGAAGGGCGGCTGA